A genomic region of bacterium contains the following coding sequences:
- the scpB gene encoding SMC-Scp complex subunit ScpB: MNTPAALEAILFVAEHPVPESELAQVLETPLTTIRELLNDWARRLEADDRGIALRHVAGGWRLYTKPEALPYLERFATTGDGARLSPAALEVLAVVAYRQPVTRGQISELRGVDSASALRTLVRRGLIAEEGRLSTPGHPAIYGTTGRFLEALGMASLADLPPLTDHMPAPEMAEALDRPPTRSGELPTTEG; this comes from the coding sequence GTGAATACTCCCGCCGCCCTGGAGGCGATCCTCTTCGTCGCCGAGCATCCCGTTCCCGAGTCCGAGCTGGCCCAGGTCCTGGAGACACCGCTGACCACGATCAGGGAGCTCCTGAACGACTGGGCGCGCCGGCTGGAGGCCGATGACCGCGGCATCGCTCTCCGCCACGTGGCGGGCGGGTGGCGCCTCTACACCAAACCGGAGGCCTTGCCGTATCTGGAACGCTTCGCCACCACCGGCGACGGCGCCCGGCTGTCGCCCGCGGCCCTCGAGGTACTGGCCGTGGTGGCGTACCGCCAACCTGTCACCCGCGGCCAGATCTCCGAGCTACGCGGCGTTGACTCCGCCTCCGCCCTCCGGACCCTGGTGCGCCGCGGCCTGATCGCCGAGGAGGGCCGGCTGTCCACCCCGGGCCATCCCGCCATCTACGGCACCACCGGCCGCTTCCTCGAAGCCCTGGGCATGGCGTCCCTGGCCGATCTGCCGCCCCTCACCGACCACATGCCAGCACCCGAGATGGCGGAGGCGCTGGACCGCCCGCCGACCCGCTCCGGTGAACTCCCGACCACCGAGGGCTGA
- a CDS encoding segregation/condensation protein A — MTYEVETPVFVGPFDLLLKMVTRRHVDVMEVNISRVIEDYLASIEEREVNLELASGFVLMAAMLIHLKARFLLPEPDQVDLEDEMELLDQRDRLLARLLGFLTYQGVATVLRERLTEGSRHVGRSAGIDQDLGTRQPPSLPDGVTPAALAEIMTSLNEEVRAEAEIPMDHFDLDLPSVEDAIAAIRQRVAAELESTFERLVAHCSNRAEVAAYFLAVLELARWGFVSVSQQDPDDISVRHSDAGPAGSRMGL, encoded by the coding sequence ATGACGTACGAGGTCGAGACTCCCGTCTTCGTCGGTCCTTTCGACCTGCTCCTCAAGATGGTCACCCGCCGCCATGTCGACGTCATGGAGGTCAACATCTCCCGCGTCATCGAGGACTACCTGGCGTCCATCGAGGAGAGGGAGGTCAACCTGGAACTGGCCTCCGGTTTCGTCCTGATGGCGGCGATGCTCATCCACCTCAAGGCCCGTTTCCTGCTGCCGGAGCCCGACCAGGTGGACCTTGAGGACGAGATGGAACTACTCGACCAGCGGGACCGGCTGCTGGCTCGGCTGCTCGGCTTCCTGACCTATCAAGGCGTCGCGACGGTCCTCCGCGAGCGCCTGACGGAGGGTTCGCGCCATGTGGGTCGCTCCGCCGGCATCGACCAGGACCTCGGCACCCGCCAACCGCCATCCCTACCGGACGGGGTGACACCGGCCGCGCTGGCCGAGATCATGACCTCCCTCAACGAGGAAGTACGGGCCGAGGCGGAGATCCCGATGGATCATTTCGACCTCGACCTCCCGTCGGTGGAGGACGCCATCGCCGCCATCCGGCAGAGGGTGGCCGCCGAGCTCGAGTCCACCTTCGAGCGACTGGTGGCGCACTGCTCGAATCGGGCGGAGGTGGCCGCCTACTTCCTGGCGGTCCTGGAACTGGCCCGATGGGGATTCGTGTCCGTATCCCAGCAGGACCCGGACGACATCTCGGTGCGCCATTCCGATGCCGGCCCCGCCGGTAGCCGGATGGGGCTGTGA
- a CDS encoding tyrosine recombinase, translating to MEASRSLRGHLDGYLAVLSVERGLSDNTITAYRSDLEAYLDYLGDRATTPDLIDGFLAGLHQEGMRPTTIARKLAAVRGFHRFLVAEDQAPDDPTRFTETPRTRMGFPKALDVHDAIRLVEAPPSGTALGRRDRALLETLYGTAVRVSELVDLDLTDLDMETLSAMVTGKGGRQRLVLLGKPAVRAIGAYLPDRIEMLRSRRDHDAVFVNARGGRLTRQGVFGIVRAHAEAVGIPRTRISPHVLRHSAATHMVERGADLRTVQEILGHASLSTTQVYTRMSLQHLHEVYVEAHPRALR from the coding sequence GTGGAGGCCTCCAGGTCGCTGCGGGGCCATCTGGACGGCTATCTGGCCGTCCTGTCGGTGGAGCGGGGCCTCAGCGACAACACCATCACCGCCTACCGGAGCGACCTGGAGGCCTACCTCGACTACCTGGGTGACCGGGCCACCACGCCGGACCTGATCGACGGCTTCCTGGCCGGCCTCCATCAGGAGGGCATGCGTCCCACCACCATCGCGCGAAAGCTGGCCGCGGTGCGAGGCTTTCACCGGTTCCTGGTGGCTGAGGACCAGGCCCCGGACGATCCCACCCGGTTCACCGAGACGCCCAGGACGCGCATGGGCTTCCCGAAGGCGCTCGATGTACACGATGCGATCCGGCTGGTGGAAGCGCCGCCCTCCGGCACGGCGCTCGGAAGGCGTGACCGGGCGCTACTGGAAACCCTCTACGGCACCGCTGTCAGGGTCAGCGAACTGGTCGACCTCGACCTGACCGATCTGGATATGGAGACGCTGAGCGCCATGGTCACCGGCAAGGGCGGGCGTCAACGCCTCGTACTCCTGGGCAAGCCCGCCGTCCGGGCCATCGGCGCCTACCTGCCCGACCGGATCGAGATGTTGCGGAGTCGAAGGGATCACGATGCCGTGTTCGTGAACGCCCGCGGCGGGCGGCTCACCCGCCAGGGCGTCTTCGGGATCGTCCGCGCCCATGCGGAGGCGGTGGGCATACCCCGAACCCGGATCTCGCCCCACGTGCTCCGCCATTCCGCCGCCACGCACATGGTGGAGAGGGGCGCAGACCTCCGCACGGTGCAGGAGATCCTCGGGCACGCCAGCCTCTCCACCACCCAGGTCTACACCCGGATGTCACTCCAGCACCTACACGAGGTTTACGTGGAGGCCCATCCGAGAGCCCTGCGGTAG
- a CDS encoding CTP synthase codes for MTKFVFVTGGVVSSLGKGITASSLGRLMKARGLRVVNQKLDPYVNVDPGTMNPFQHGEVYVTNDGGETDLDLGHYERFTDQSLSRDSNVTTGSVYLAVLNKERRGDYLGDTVQVIPHITNEIKDRIRRLGDRDDVDMVIAEIGGTVGDIEILPFLEAVRQFRNDVGYRNVVHIHVTLVPQIGPTEELKTKPTQHSVADLRSRGIRPDIIVVRSEKPIDDGVRNKISLFCDVDPDAVIPAPDVEDIYEMPLILRDHDLDDAIMEMLGLDAPEPDLADWQRMVGRALAATRTVNIGLVGKYTGLPDAYLSVVEAIRHGGLANNVRAQIQWIPAEDLDGLFGSSHLDDLDGILVPGGFGIRGIEGKIRAVTHARTNRIPFLGLCLGLQAAVIEYARNVLGLRDAHSTEFKPMTPHPVIDLMVRQQGVSDKGGTMRLGVYPARLREGSLVRRLYGAELIYERHRHRYEVNNRFRKDLEQAGLSLTGISPDEQLVEFIELASHPYFIGTQAHPELKSRPLDPHPLFTGFIAAADRYRRSREAAPEILGSEREPGYV; via the coding sequence GTGACGAAGTTCGTGTTCGTGACCGGCGGGGTGGTCTCCAGTCTGGGCAAGGGGATCACGGCCTCCTCCCTCGGTCGGCTCATGAAGGCCCGCGGCCTTCGAGTGGTTAACCAGAAGCTCGACCCCTACGTCAACGTAGACCCCGGCACGATGAACCCCTTCCAGCACGGCGAGGTCTACGTGACCAACGACGGCGGAGAGACCGATCTCGACCTCGGCCACTACGAGCGCTTCACCGATCAGAGCCTGAGCCGCGACTCGAATGTCACCACCGGATCCGTCTACCTGGCAGTGCTCAACAAGGAGCGGAGGGGCGACTATCTGGGCGACACCGTCCAGGTGATCCCGCACATCACCAACGAGATCAAGGACCGCATTCGCCGCCTGGGGGACCGGGACGATGTGGATATGGTCATCGCCGAGATCGGTGGAACGGTGGGAGACATCGAGATCCTGCCGTTCCTGGAGGCGGTCCGCCAGTTCCGGAACGATGTCGGGTACCGCAACGTAGTCCACATCCACGTCACGCTGGTTCCCCAGATCGGTCCCACCGAGGAACTCAAGACCAAGCCCACGCAGCACTCGGTGGCCGACCTGCGATCCCGGGGCATCCGTCCCGACATCATCGTGGTCCGCTCGGAGAAGCCCATCGACGATGGAGTACGCAACAAGATCTCGCTCTTCTGCGATGTCGATCCCGACGCCGTGATCCCGGCCCCTGATGTGGAGGACATTTACGAGATGCCCCTCATCCTGAGGGATCACGACCTGGATGATGCCATCATGGAGATGCTCGGCCTGGACGCGCCCGAACCCGACCTGGCCGACTGGCAACGGATGGTCGGGCGCGCCCTGGCCGCGACGCGCACCGTCAATATCGGGCTGGTCGGCAAGTACACGGGCCTACCCGACGCCTACCTGTCCGTGGTGGAAGCCATCCGCCACGGGGGCCTGGCCAACAACGTGCGGGCCCAGATCCAATGGATCCCCGCCGAAGACCTCGACGGACTTTTCGGGAGCTCCCACCTGGACGACCTGGACGGCATCCTGGTCCCCGGGGGATTCGGCATCAGGGGCATCGAGGGCAAGATACGGGCGGTGACGCACGCTCGTACCAACCGGATTCCCTTCCTGGGCCTCTGCCTGGGCCTCCAGGCCGCCGTGATCGAGTACGCCCGCAACGTGCTCGGGCTCCGCGATGCCCATAGCACCGAATTCAAGCCCATGACGCCCCATCCGGTCATCGACCTGATGGTGCGCCAGCAGGGTGTATCGGACAAGGGTGGCACCATGCGGCTGGGTGTCTACCCCGCCCGGCTCAGGGAGGGCTCCCTGGTTCGCCGACTCTACGGGGCAGAGTTGATCTACGAGCGGCACCGGCACCGGTACGAGGTCAACAACCGCTTCCGCAAGGACCTCGAACAGGCAGGGCTGTCGCTGACGGGCATCTCGCCCGACGAACAGTTGGTGGAGTTCATCGAGCTGGCCTCTCACCCCTATTTCATCGGCACCCAAGCCCATCCGGAGCTCAAGTCGCGGCCCCTCGATCCGCATCCTCTGTTCACCGGCTTCATCGCCGCCGCGGATCGCTACCGCCGGAGCCGGGAAGCGGCGCCGGAGATCCTCGGGAGCGAACGGGAGCCCGGCTACGTCTAG
- a CDS encoding NAD(+)/NADH kinase, with protein sequence MRIALVPHIRQGHTVAWTRALVAALGDRGVEVVAAPDAADLIGVASTTFGERDGLDLVVAIGGDGTVLKAVRLGRGSGAPVCGINDGRLGYLAEALPDDLPAFLDRMAAGEWLTSERMLLAASINGAPPTIGLNDVVVEKVENQRTVRLAISIDGEPFINYPADGVVVATATGSTAYNLSAGGPLIDPALDVMVMTPVAPHYLFSRAMVFPPHHRLRFEVMEDRPAGVGVDGREIAIMRPGDWIEVEGAGHVTFARFAERSFPASVKQKFSLA encoded by the coding sequence ATGAGGATCGCGCTGGTCCCTCACATCCGCCAGGGCCACACGGTGGCCTGGACGAGGGCCCTCGTGGCCGCCCTCGGGGACCGGGGAGTCGAGGTGGTGGCGGCGCCGGACGCCGCCGACCTCATCGGCGTGGCCTCGACCACCTTCGGCGAGAGGGACGGCCTCGACCTCGTGGTGGCCATCGGAGGCGACGGAACGGTTCTGAAGGCGGTACGGCTGGGGAGGGGCAGCGGGGCACCGGTCTGCGGGATCAACGACGGCCGCCTGGGTTACCTGGCGGAAGCCCTACCCGACGATCTTCCGGCTTTCCTGGACCGGATGGCGGCCGGCGAGTGGCTCACGTCGGAGCGGATGTTGCTGGCCGCCTCCATCAACGGCGCCCCTCCCACGATCGGCCTCAACGACGTGGTGGTGGAGAAGGTGGAGAACCAGCGGACAGTCCGCCTCGCCATCTCGATAGACGGGGAGCCCTTCATCAACTACCCGGCCGACGGGGTGGTGGTGGCGACCGCGACCGGCTCCACCGCCTACAACCTCTCTGCCGGGGGGCCGCTCATCGACCCGGCGCTGGACGTGATGGTGATGACACCGGTCGCGCCCCATTACCTATTCTCCCGAGCCATGGTGTTCCCGCCGCATCACAGGCTCCGTTTCGAGGTCATGGAGGACCGCCCGGCGGGAGTGGGCGTTGACGGCAGGGAGATCGCCATCATGCGTCCGGGTGACTGGATCGAGGTCGAGGGCGCCGGTCACGTGACGTTCGCCCGCTTCGCCGAGCGTTCCTTCCCGGCATCCGTGAAGCAGAAATTCTCGCTGGCCTGA
- a CDS encoding TlyA family RNA methyltransferase has translation MMRRLDVEMVRRRLVGSRSAAARAIREGKVIVAGIPLPKPATLVSKGTPLRWAASPPRYVSRGGLKLEAALEEFGIDVAGLDAVDVGASTGGFTHCLLEYGAARVVAVDVGYGQMHEYLRSDPRVTVVERTNIRHADADHLGAPFGVVVADVSFISLLTIAPALVGLGNAASHYVLLVKPQFEAGPGSVDRRGVLRDPALWSRTVATTVTGLSARGLGALGLLRSPLEGANGNREVLGWFRQGPMVIDLERAVEGLR, from the coding sequence ATGATGCGGCGACTGGACGTGGAGATGGTCCGGCGCCGGCTGGTCGGTTCGCGGAGCGCCGCCGCCCGGGCGATCCGTGAGGGGAAGGTGATCGTGGCCGGCATACCGCTGCCGAAGCCGGCCACGCTGGTGAGTAAGGGCACCCCGCTGCGTTGGGCCGCGTCCCCCCCACGCTATGTCAGCCGGGGCGGGCTCAAGCTTGAGGCCGCCTTGGAGGAGTTCGGTATCGACGTCGCGGGACTCGACGCCGTCGACGTGGGTGCCTCCACGGGGGGCTTCACCCACTGCCTCCTGGAATACGGCGCAGCTCGGGTGGTCGCCGTCGATGTGGGATACGGGCAGATGCACGAGTACCTCCGCAGCGACCCGAGGGTCACGGTCGTGGAACGGACCAACATCCGGCACGCCGATGCCGACCACCTCGGGGCGCCCTTCGGCGTGGTGGTCGCCGACGTCTCCTTCATCTCTCTGCTGACGATCGCCCCGGCCCTGGTTGGTCTCGGGAACGCCGCCAGCCACTACGTCCTGCTGGTGAAGCCCCAGTTCGAGGCCGGACCCGGCTCGGTCGACCGGCGGGGCGTGCTGCGCGACCCGGCGCTGTGGAGCCGGACTGTCGCCACCACGGTCACCGGACTGTCGGCACGCGGCCTGGGGGCGCTCGGCCTCCTCCGTTCGCCCCTCGAGGGGGCCAACGGGAACCGAGAGGTCCTGGGATGGTTCCGACAGGGTCCCATGGTCATCGACCTGGAAAGGGCCGTGGAGGGTCTCCGATGA
- a CDS encoding rhomboid family intramembrane serine protease: MIPIRDLNPGLRRPVVSLLLIASVVAVYFLVQPADPVDEYEFLVRRAAIGCEISTNEAVSLDEIRSERCVAGDGRSVFPEKSVPLSVVVSIFLHGGLAHLIGNVWSLWLFGNNVEDAYGRGGYLLLYLLSGVMATFGFVALNPDSTAPLVGASGAIAGVMGAYFVLYPGARVLSIIVPVPLPFRMPAALFLLLWLAAQFLLAGGTSAIAWEAHVAGFVFGMFVTLMLRRGLTARLAERRGPTLYA, from the coding sequence ATGATTCCGATCCGTGACCTGAACCCGGGTCTCAGGCGACCAGTCGTGTCGCTGCTGCTGATCGCATCGGTGGTGGCGGTCTACTTCCTGGTCCAGCCGGCGGATCCGGTCGATGAGTACGAGTTCCTGGTCCGCCGGGCGGCCATCGGGTGCGAGATCAGCACCAACGAGGCGGTCTCCCTGGACGAGATCCGGTCCGAACGGTGCGTCGCCGGAGACGGCCGCTCGGTGTTCCCGGAGAAGTCGGTGCCGCTCAGCGTGGTGGTCTCCATCTTCCTGCACGGCGGCCTCGCCCACCTGATCGGCAACGTATGGAGCCTCTGGCTGTTCGGCAACAACGTGGAGGACGCCTACGGCCGGGGCGGCTACCTGCTGCTCTACCTGCTGTCGGGCGTGATGGCCACCTTCGGCTTCGTGGCGCTGAATCCGGATTCCACGGCCCCGCTGGTGGGCGCCTCGGGCGCCATTGCCGGGGTGATGGGGGCATACTTCGTCCTGTACCCCGGAGCGCGGGTGCTGAGCATCATCGTGCCGGTTCCCCTCCCCTTCCGCATGCCGGCCGCCCTGTTCCTGCTGCTCTGGCTGGCTGCCCAGTTCCTCCTGGCAGGCGGCACATCGGCAATCGCCTGGGAGGCCCACGTGGCGGGATTCGTCTTCGGGATGTTCGTGACGTTGATGTTGCGGCGGGGGCTGACCGCGCGCCTGGCCGAGAGAAGGGGTCCGACCCTCTACGCCTGA
- a CDS encoding NUDIX domain-containing protein — translation MMSIRRSPQVGVGVVVVDQGRMLLVQRGRGILAGSWAIPGGKVRYGERLTDAAVREVREETGLEVALGEVVWAGESLGDSVPPEHHFVLVDFTGKVTGGEVRAGDDAADVVFVPLAELRSWPLTPTMYDLLDRLGL, via the coding sequence ATGATGAGTATCCGCCGATCACCGCAGGTCGGTGTGGGCGTGGTGGTGGTCGACCAGGGCCGGATGTTGCTGGTCCAGCGCGGCAGGGGCATCCTGGCTGGCTCGTGGGCCATACCGGGGGGCAAGGTCCGCTACGGCGAACGCCTCACCGACGCCGCGGTCAGGGAGGTTCGGGAGGAAACCGGTCTCGAGGTGGCGTTGGGCGAGGTGGTCTGGGCCGGGGAGTCGCTGGGAGACTCCGTGCCCCCCGAGCACCATTTCGTGCTGGTGGACTTCACCGGCAAGGTGACCGGCGGGGAAGTCCGCGCCGGGGACGACGCCGCCGATGTCGTCTTCGTGCCGCTGGCGGAACTGAGGTCGTGGCCACTCACCCCGACGATGTACGACCTACTCGACCGGCTGGGTCTCTGA
- a CDS encoding GNAT family N-acetyltransferase, which translates to MDISVTARPADTPDVVFLVDLYRKLEAEMTAIHPMWPRADGLDEPVDESFLACLGDSGTLIYLGEIDGYPLGFILGGSRTLLAHEAGVRVAAIRMVFVEQEARGVGVGEVMRDALMEAFRSTGHQLFDSHVLPGHRLAKNFFEAGGFAARSIIMHHSDLGDGGRRIRAHYRPPAE; encoded by the coding sequence ATGGACATCTCGGTCACCGCCCGGCCCGCCGATACCCCGGACGTGGTCTTCCTGGTCGACCTCTATCGCAAGCTGGAGGCGGAGATGACCGCTATCCACCCCATGTGGCCTCGAGCCGACGGCTTGGACGAGCCTGTCGACGAGTCGTTTCTGGCCTGCCTCGGCGACAGCGGCACCCTTATCTACCTCGGCGAGATAGACGGATACCCGCTCGGCTTCATCCTGGGCGGGTCGCGGACGCTGCTCGCGCACGAGGCGGGGGTGCGGGTGGCCGCCATACGCATGGTCTTCGTGGAGCAGGAGGCCCGAGGCGTCGGAGTGGGGGAGGTGATGCGTGACGCGCTCATGGAAGCGTTCCGCAGCACCGGCCACCAACTCTTCGACTCCCATGTCCTACCCGGGCACCGCCTAGCCAAGAACTTCTTCGAGGCAGGGGGCTTCGCAGCCCGGTCGATCATCATGCATCACAGCGATCTGGGCGACGGTGGGCGCCGCATCCGCGCCCACTACCGGCCGCCGGCCGAATGA
- a CDS encoding YegS/Rv2252/BmrU family lipid kinase, with the protein MTPWLVLVNPHAGRGRSAKADAVAALRSHSVPADVLEVDGLGALGDAVKEAASADRRRLVAVGGDGTVNAVLNEIMAHGWSAAPLLGILPAGTGCDLLRTFGIGPDLDRAAARLIEGTPYPVDVGLAMGEWGRRYFLNVASAGATAAAARTAQRIPARLGSFRYVAAVAASLPSWRRLDARVEAGRREFSGPALTVVAANAQFFGGGFNIAPRASMVDGLLDIQVISSRRREVAALMRKARGGDHLADPGVRRFVAPEARIEANPPWPVEVDGEPIGRTPLLVRLRAGSLRLMI; encoded by the coding sequence ATGACCCCCTGGCTGGTGCTGGTCAACCCGCACGCCGGCCGGGGCCGGTCGGCCAAGGCTGACGCGGTGGCCGCTCTCCGGTCCCATTCGGTACCCGCGGATGTTCTGGAGGTGGACGGGCTGGGCGCGCTGGGAGACGCCGTCAAAGAAGCCGCGAGCGCTGATCGGCGGCGCTTGGTGGCGGTGGGGGGAGACGGGACGGTCAACGCGGTGCTCAACGAGATCATGGCCCACGGATGGAGTGCGGCGCCGCTCCTTGGCATCCTCCCGGCGGGTACGGGCTGCGACCTGCTCCGGACCTTCGGGATCGGCCCCGACCTCGACCGGGCGGCCGCCCGCCTGATCGAAGGGACGCCCTATCCGGTGGACGTCGGCCTTGCCATGGGGGAGTGGGGACGCAGGTATTTCCTCAACGTGGCCAGCGCCGGCGCCACGGCCGCGGCCGCCAGGACCGCCCAGCGCATACCCGCCCGGCTGGGGTCGTTTCGCTACGTGGCGGCTGTCGCCGCATCCCTGCCGTCCTGGCGCAGGCTCGACGCCCGCGTCGAGGCCGGTAGGAGGGAGTTCTCCGGCCCGGCCCTCACCGTCGTGGCGGCCAACGCCCAGTTCTTCGGGGGTGGCTTCAACATCGCCCCCCGGGCATCCATGGTCGACGGGTTGCTCGACATACAGGTCATCAGCAGCCGGAGGAGGGAGGTGGCTGCCCTGATGCGGAAGGCCAGAGGCGGCGATCACCTCGCCGACCCGGGTGTCCGCCGCTTCGTCGCCCCTGAGGCCCGGATCGAGGCCAACCCACCGTGGCCGGTGGAGGTGGACGGGGAACCCATCGGCCGGACCCCTCTCCTGGTCCGGCTCCGGGCCGGAAGCCTCCGATTGATGATCTGA